GTTTATTGAGGTGCTGAAGGCTTAAGCCGCCAATTCGATATTTTCCATCCCATGAGTATTTATATCCGTTGGTTTTTTTCCAAGACTCTGCGCCAGGCGGTGGATATGCGACGGCATGTCCACAAGTTGATGCGCGCTCAATGTGACATTCTCTCACCCCAAGCCATTGAGGTGATCGAACAAGCGTGCCGCGAATTATATCAGGTTACGGAGACTGCCAGTGACCAGAAGAAGCTGCTGGAAGGGATGGCAACCCTGGAAAAAGTGGCCAACCAATGGCTGAAACCATATCCCCATGCCGGTTATCGCGAAAATATCGAGGTGTTCCTGGTGGCCATCGCGGTGGCCATGGGCATCCGAACGTTCTTTTTGCAACCTTTCAAAATTCCCACCGGTTCCATGCAACCGACGCTGTATGGGATCACGGAGGAAGACTTGCGCAACAAACCGGACGTGACTGTCCCCAGCGGCTTCCAGGCATTTGTGGACTCCTGGTTCAAAGGCACCAGCTATTTCCATATTGTGGCCAAGGCCGATGGTGAACTCAAAGGGGTCAGCGCCCCCATAAAGTTATTATTATTCAATTTAAAGCAAATTATTTATATTGGCGACGAGAGTTATACCGTCTGGTTTCCGCCGGATAATTTTCCGGTCCGCGCTGGATTGGCGGACAAGCAGGCCAATGGGATGCTCATTCCGCACACGTTCAAAGCGGGCGAAGATATCGTCAAGGTCAAAGTCATCAGCGGCGACCATCTGTTCGTGGACCGGGTATCCTTCAATTTCCGGCACCCGGAACGCGGTGATATCATCGTCTTTGAAACCAAAGGCATTAGTATGCTGC
The Verrucomicrobiota bacterium DNA segment above includes these coding regions:
- the lepB gene encoding signal peptidase I produces the protein MSIYIRWFFSKTLRQAVDMRRHVHKLMRAQCDILSPQAIEVIEQACRELYQVTETASDQKKLLEGMATLEKVANQWLKPYPHAGYRENIEVFLVAIAVAMGIRTFFLQPFKIPTGSMQPTLYGITEEDLRNKPDVTVPSGFQAFVDSWFKGTSYFHIVAKADGELKGVSAPIKLLLFNLKQIIYIGDESYTVWFPPDNFPVRAGLADKQANGMLIPHTFKAGEDIVKVKVISGDHLFVDRVSFNFRHPERGDIIVFETKGISMLPQNQFYIKRMVAKGNEEVKIGNDQHLRINGKRLDAGTPGFENVYTFGKEYREGRYFGHVNAEMAYKIGKNIPARNFPDEQATYVVPKNSYLAMGDNTMNSWDSRDWGYVPRDNVIGKSFFVYWPFGERFGWSHLTTQ